One Myxococcus stipitatus DNA segment encodes these proteins:
- a CDS encoding 2Fe-2S iron-sulfur cluster-binding protein, giving the protein MPKVTFKSPLAEVTVDVPTGTTLLDAAEQCGAQVGHSCGGVCGCSTCHIWVRKGLDSLSEQTDAEADRLDMGFDVRPYSRLSCQTELGTEDISVEITEESLTAFMDENPVIRRALEAEGKWPLKK; this is encoded by the coding sequence GTGCCGAAGGTCACCTTCAAGAGCCCGCTGGCCGAGGTCACCGTGGACGTGCCGACCGGGACGACGCTCCTGGACGCGGCCGAACAGTGCGGTGCCCAGGTGGGCCACAGCTGCGGCGGCGTCTGCGGCTGCTCCACCTGTCACATCTGGGTGCGCAAGGGCCTCGACTCGCTCAGCGAGCAGACGGACGCGGAGGCGGACCGCCTGGACATGGGGTTCGACGTGCGCCCGTACTCCCGGTTGAGCTGCCAGACGGAGCTGGGCACCGAGGACATCTCCGTGGAGATCACCGAGGAGTCCCTCACGGCCTTCATGGACGAGAACCCGGTCATCCGCCGGGCGCTCGAGGCCGAGGGGAAATGGCCGTTGAAGAAGTGA